The Gasterosteus aculeatus chromosome 8, fGasAcu3.hap1.1, whole genome shotgun sequence genome has a window encoding:
- the LOC120823886 gene encoding tetraspanin-33 has protein sequence MRGYRAIKYTLFICCHVFWVVSAVLVAVGIYAKIAKEKDVVDTLMLDPALLLIVVGAAMFLITFLGCFGALRNATCLLKTFLGILVGILLLQIAAGVVGYLFTDMVMERTETLMMKAIVRYREDQDLENAIDFIQKKFQCCGVESYKDWSRNVYFECMDTNPSLEACGVPFSCCINLLNQTVVNTMCGYGMQPLQESMAGLSVFTMGCLEKIVWWAKHNLLLVAGLTAGLLLLEVCMICLAAAQISRIKKVHQLKNAKALRSRLERKDSYWSPAFADFDESDRRDRDK, from the exons GTAGTGAGCGCCGTGCTCGTAGCGGTCGGGATCTACGCCAAGATTGCAAAGGAGAAAG atgtggtTGACACCCTGATGTTGGATCCAGCTCTGCTCCTGATCGTCGTTGGCGCTGCGATGTTTCTCATCACGTTCCTCGGATGTTTCGGGGCCTTGCGTAACGCCACCTGCCTGCTGAAGACG TTTCTGGGGATCCTGGTGGgcatcctcctcctgcagattgCTGCTGGCGTCGTGGGATACCTCTTCACTGACATG GTgatggagaggacagagacgcTGATGATGAAGGCCATTGTCCGCTACAGGGaggaccaggacctggagaaCGCCATCGACTTCATCCAGAAGAAG TTTCAGTGCTGCGGGGTTGAGAGCTATAAGGACTGGTCCCGTAATGTCTACTTTGAGTGTATGGACACAAACCCCAGTCTGGAAGCCTGCGGAGTTCCCTTCTCCTGCTGCATTAACCTGCTGAACCAG ACAGTGGTGAACACCATGTGTGGTTATGGGATGCAGCCGCTGCAGGAGAGCATGGCCGGGCTGAGCGTCTTCACCATGGGCTGCCTGGAGAAGATAGTCTGGTGGGCAAAACACAACTTGCTGCTGGTGGCCGGCCTGACcgccgggctgctgctgctcgag GTCTGCATGATCTGCTTGGCCGCAGCCCAAATCTCCAGGATAAAGAAAGTACATCAGCTTAAGAACGCGAAAGCACTCAGAAGCCGGTTGGAAAGGAAGGACAGCTACTGGTCTCCTGCTTTTGCAGACTTCGATGAAAGTGATCGTCGAGATCGAGACAAGTAA